From the genome of Streptomyces sp. NBC_01304:
CCCACCGGAGGCCGCACCGTCCTGGTGCCGGTGCAGGGCACCGAGAGCGGCACCGCCGTCGTACGGGTGGCGCTCGACCGGGGGCAGCTGTACGACGGCATGCTCGCCTCCTGGCTCGCCTTCGGCGGCATCGGGATCGGCCTGCTCCTGGTCGCCCTGCTCATCGCCGACCGGCTCGGCACCCGCCTGGTGGGCGCGACCCGCAGACTCGCCGGGGTCGCCGAGCGGCTGGCCACCGGCGATCTCACCGCACGCGCCGCACCGGAAGGCCCACCGGAACTGCGGCTGGTGGCAGCCGAGTTGAACCATCTGGCCGGCCGCATCGACGAGCTCCTCACCATCGAGCGGGAGAACGCCGCCGACCTCGCGCACCGCCTGCGCACCCCCCTCGCGGCCCTGCGCCTCGACGCCGAGGGCCTGCGCGACCCGGCGGAGGCCGAGCGGATCGCGGCCGGCGTGGCCACCCTGGAACTGGGCGTGGACGAGGTGATCCGCAAGGCCCGCCGGCCCCTGGCCGACACCCCGGCCACCGGGGACCTGGCGGCCGTCGCCCGCGAACGCGCCGCGTTCTGGCTGCCGCTGGCCGAGGACCAGGGCCGCGAGGTGGACGTCGACGTCCCCGGCGACCCGCTCCTCGTCCCCGCGCCCGAGGACGAACTGGCCGCCGTGCTGGACGCGTTGATAGGGAACGTCCTCGATCACACCCCGCACGGCGTGCCCTTCCGCGTGTCGGTCACCCGGGCAGCGGACGACAGGGAAGCCGGGGACGGCACCGCGCGTCTCACCGTGACCGATCACGGCCCCGGCATCCCCCCTCAGTACGTCGCCGAACGCGGCGCCAGCGGCGCCGGTTCCACCGGGCTAGGCCTGGACATCGCCCGTCGTACGGCTCAGGAGTCCGGCGGCGGCTTCGCGGCGGGCCCGGGGCCGGCCGGCGGCACCGTGGTGACCCTCACCTTCCCGCGGGTACGGAGCGCGCACCCGGAAACACCTCGGACACGGTCCGCGCCCAGCGGTTGATCCCCAGGCCGGGGCGGAGCGCGGCGAACCCGGCCGCGTACTTCGTGAAGTCCGCGGCACGCACCCCGAGCCGGTGCAGCATCCGGTCCGCCTCGGTCAGATGCCCCCGCGTCTTGGTCTCCACGAGCACGAGCCCGCTGTCGGCCACCACCGACCGCCCGCTCGCCGCCTCGCGCACGACGAGGCCCGCGTCGCAGGTCACCCGCTGTCCTTCGGCGACGAACGTGGCCCGGTGGTAGTCGGTCACCAGGGAGGGTGTCAGCCGGGCGGGCGCGTCGATCCCGTACGCCTCCCGCAGCACCCCCGACAGGAACTCCAACTGCCCTACGCCCAGGGCCTTTTCGTCGCCCGTCAGAAGCCGCCGGTGCTTGACGGTCTCGCCGCGCCGCCCCTTCAGCTTGATCTCGAACTGCCGCTCGCCCGAGTCCCGGTACAGCCGCTCCCGTACCCGGAAGCGCAGCCGGCGCCCCTGCCGGTGATCGTGGAACGTGCGCAGCCCGGAGGTGTCGAAGTACACCGAGTGGTACGCG
Proteins encoded in this window:
- a CDS encoding sensor histidine kinase, which produces MRRRLLLLTAATTALVLVALLVPLALLARSHAADRATAEATARAQSVASGVGAALGSPGGRDTAASIVAGVNSPTQPTTSVVLGDGDILGPEGDGIDDAVRLARTGRAFTHAPPTGGRTVLVPVQGTESGTAVVRVALDRGQLYDGMLASWLAFGGIGIGLLLVALLIADRLGTRLVGATRRLAGVAERLATGDLTARAAPEGPPELRLVAAELNHLAGRIDELLTIERENAADLAHRLRTPLAALRLDAEGLRDPAEAERIAAGVATLELGVDEVIRKARRPLADTPATGDLAAVARERAAFWLPLAEDQGREVDVDVPGDPLLVPAPEDELAAVLDALIGNVLDHTPHGVPFRVSVTRAADDREAGDGTARLTVTDHGPGIPPQYVAERGASGAGSTGLGLDIARRTAQESGGGFAAGPGPAGGTVVTLTFPRVRSAHPETPRTRSAPSG
- a CDS encoding VTC domain-containing protein encodes the protein MNPAVRAIGRAALAAHPITLQEVTARAELLARFDHSYLVPLDVFEEFAARLTDPHRPGGGFRALSIDGKRWFAYHSVYFDTSGLRTFHDHRQGRRLRFRVRERLYRDSGERQFEIKLKGRRGETVKHRRLLTGDEKALGVGQLEFLSGVLREAYGIDAPARLTPSLVTDYHRATFVAEGQRVTCDAGLVVREAASGRSVVADSGLVLVETKTRGHLTEADRMLHRLGVRAADFTKYAAGFAALRPGLGINRWARTVSEVFPGARSVPAGR